A window of the Miscanthus floridulus cultivar M001 chromosome 14, ASM1932011v1, whole genome shotgun sequence genome harbors these coding sequences:
- the LOC136506180 gene encoding lysine-rich arabinogalactan protein 19-like — translation MTPHRQLQLLLLAAAITAAWSQSPAAAPSVSRSGSAAHSPTSSSSSTAANAPSPSSSKNNSPISTSPAASPSQSHAGGKLTSPAASPAPSHTPSPPTPPTPAPIISSQPPTLSPAATAPAPVVSVSAPPPAAASSPPVPAPALPPPAPALAPAPSSSPPAPAPVLAAPAPSKKPTKKKHAAAAPLAAASPATTSAGLAPGPGPSTADMMSVAARGRGGWSAGAAAAVLVLVVSLTVGPMLA, via the exons ATGACCCCTCACCGCCAACTCCAgctgctcctcctcgccgccgccatcaCCGCGGCCTGGTCCCAGTCACCGGCCGCCGCGCCGTCCGTCTCCCGCTCCGGCTCCGCCGCGCATTCCCccacctcatcctcctcatcTACCGCCGCCAACGCTCCAAGCCCGTCCTCCTCCAAGAACAACAGCCCCATCTCCACCTCGCCCGCCGCGTCCCCGTCCCAGTCCCACGCCGGCGGCAAGCTAACCTCCCCGGCCGCCTCCCCAGCGCCCAGCCACACCCCGTCCCCACCGACGCCGCCCACTCCAGCCCCCATTATTTCCTCCCAGCCGCCCACATTGTCGCCTGCGGCCACGGCGCCGGCCCCCGTCGTGAGCGTGAGCGCTCCTCCGCCCGCCGCCGCGTCCTCCCCGCCGGTCCCCGCGCCGGCGCTCCCTCCCCCGGCCCCAGCGCTGGCccccgcgccgtcgtcgtcgcctccGGCCCCGGCGCCCGTcctcgccgcgcccgcgcccagcAAGAAGCCTACGAAGAAGAAGCACGCGGCGGCGGCCCCGCTCGCCGCCGCGTCCCCGGCCACCACCAGCGCCGGACTAGCCCCCGGTCCCGGCCCCTCCACCGCCGACATGATG AGCGTAGCGGCGCGGGGCCGCGGCGGGTGGTCAGCGGGAGCAGCTGCGGCGGTTCTGGTTCTGGTGGTGTCGCTGACGGTGGGTCCGATGCTGGCGTGA
- the LOC136503684 gene encoding zinc finger BED domain-containing protein RICESLEEPER 2-like translates to MANKILEFLELFYDSTVDLSGVYYPTSPLMIHHLVKIAIHLHMYQHDKHLRSVIQPMIDKYNKYRKNIPNLYSIAFILDPRAKIKGFTKVLRKLYSLFNIDYTNKLLDTRALLFKMYNRYDVIYGSNRLKRVVPPSLSGKKRTTWAKIYDDEELDVGAGCSSLPSSLAHFRSVSATSLLQAATASSNSSELASYLDCDTISQLDDEFDIMQWWHEHKLTYSVLSVLAKDILTVPVSTISSESTFSLTGRIIEKRWRRLNPETVEALTCIKDWKNAETRLQHMVEDKELEEAFAGLYLDVD, encoded by the coding sequence ATGGCAAATAAAATCTTGGAATTTCTTGAACTGTTCTATGACTCAACTGTTGATttgtctggtgtttattatcctacttctccacttatgattcatcatcttgttaagattgctatacacctGCATATGTATCAACATGATAAACATCTAAGATCTGTTATCCAACCTATGATTGACAAATACAATAAGTACCGGAAGAACATACCTAATCTTTATTCTATTGCATTCATATTGGATCCAAGAGCTAAAATTAAGGGATTTACCAAAGTGCTTAGGAAGTTGTATTCTCTTTTTAATATTGACTACACTAATAAGTTGCTGGACACCAGAGCTCTTCTGTTTAAAATGTATAATAGGTATGATGTAATATATGGCTCTAATAGGCTGAAAAGGGTTGTTCCTCCATCCCTGTCTGGTAAGAAAAGAACAACCTGGGCTAAAATTTATGATGATGAGGAGTTGGATGTTGGAGCTGGCTGTTCTTCCCTTCCTTCTAGTCTTGCTCATTTTAGGAGTGTTTCTGCCACTTCCTTGCTGCAGGCAGCAACTGCTAGTTCTAACTCTAGTGAACTTGCATCCTACCTAGACTGTGACACAATAAGCCAGTTGGATGATGAGTTTGATATCATGCAGTGGTGGCATGAGCACAAGCTTACTTATTCAGTACTTTCTGTTCTTGCTAAAGACATTTTGACAGTGCCTGTGTCAACCATTTCTTCAGAGTCTACTTTTAGCTTAACTGGCAGAATCATTGAGAAGCGGTGGCGGAGGCTGAACCCTGAAACTGTAGAGGCGCTTACCTGCATCAAGGATTGGAAGAATGCTGAGACAAGACTACAGCacatggtggaggacaaggagctgGAAGAGGCCTTTGCTGGTCTTTATCTTGATGTCGACTAG
- the LOC136505185 gene encoding uncharacterized protein: protein MGSGDQAANPLSSFLRHPGAFSLSRRVAMARDATATAVPVLRPWLVDLLPLLVVLVIAAHVLALGYWIYRLATDGSRQPARSKKH, encoded by the exons ATGGGCTCGGGCGACCAGGCGGCCAACCCCCTCTCTTCCTTCCTCCGCCACCCCGGCGCGTTCTCCCTCTCCCGCCGCGTCGCCATGGCGCgcgacgccaccgccaccgccgtgccCGTGCTCCGCCCCTGGCTCGTCGACCTCCTCccgctcctcgtcgtcctcgtcatcGCCGCCCACGTCCTCGCTCTC GGTTACTGGATCTACAGGCTCGCCACGGACGGGTCCAGGCAGCCCGCGCGGAGCAAGAAGCACTAA